A window from Armatimonadota bacterium encodes these proteins:
- a CDS encoding hypothetical protein (possible pseudo, frameshifted) yields MTFTRLLPGVPKARVHARIIMTPQHAKLLLAALSENISRYEQQYGEIIVADPGMMTPPEGHKYH; encoded by the coding sequence TTGACTTTCACGCGGCTGTTGCCGGGTGTGCCGAAAGCGCGTGTCCACGCGCGAATCATCATGACGCCCCAGCATGCAAAGCTCTTGCTTGCAGCGCTGAGCGAGAACATCTCGCGCTATGAGCAACAGTACGGCGAGATCATCGTTGCTGACCCTGGGATGATGACTCCTCCCGAAGGGCACAAGTATCACTGA